A segment of the Triticum urartu cultivar G1812 chromosome 1, Tu2.1, whole genome shotgun sequence genome:
GAAAAAACTTTGTACTATTAATTATCTGCAACCTTAATTGTGTGTCTGCCAAATTAATTGTATTAATGTTGGATTTCATAATTGATTTGGTGCGAAAAATCCCTACTGAAATAAACTAAATTAATTACATGTGTAATTTATTGTCTGGCTAAATTATAATGTCTTGATTTCCAAATGGATTCGGTGCTTCGTTTCCAAATTGCTTCGCATTATTGATTAGGTGAAACTTTTCATAATTAACGTGATCATCTTGTTCAAGCATCAATAATACTTTCCCAAACTAATGTGATACTCACGTCCCAAGAATGATACTCTCTGTAATTAACATGATCCATTCAACGCTCGATTATACTTTTTATAATTAGCATGAGCATTTTGTTTAAAAAATAATACTCTCTCCTTCCATCAAATGCCCCGATAATACTTTTCATAATTAACATGATCCTTTCATTGGAATaatcatactccctccttccatctatatagggcatAATGCGATTTTTAAGACCGACATTGACTATTGGCAAggttaatagtacatgacatgcacaatgtgaaaattatatcattgaaagcttctttcacacacgaatttaacggtgtgctttgtgtaagttgcatgtcatatattattgctctaatatttggtcaaagttagcctcgaaaaacgcattaggccctatatagatgaaAGGAGGGAGTACTCTTCATAATTAATGTGATCCTTCCGTCCAAAGAATGATACTCCTCATAATTACTGTAATCCTCCTGGCTAATTAGTAGTACACATAATTAACTGCTCTAACTAATTAATTACATGCAACTATGGGCAGGGGATTTAGCCAGGAGATAACCGAGACAATCTTTAGGTATTAATGGTTGCCTGCAAAACCGAACTAAACGAGATACGAATCTATCATCACGACCGCAGACTCAACTGGGAGACCGGTCACCAAGTTGGGAGTACCACTACTCCCTAGTCCATTCCCACCTTGCTTGCTCTGTCTCTCAGTCTTCGCTTGTGCTGGTCTCTTCTCTCCAGGAGTCGAGTTCTTTCTCCACGACCACCACCAGGCACCGACCACCACTGTGCAAGATCAATGGAGTGGGAACCGGAGCAACAGGATCTCGGAGGCCTCGGGCTCGCGGGCATCTGTCGCGAGATCTACCGGGTGGTCTTCCGCTCCATCCTCCCGTACGCGGCGGCCGGCGTGGAAGCCGCGCTTCTCTCTGTGCTTTTGCTCGCCCACGTCGCCGGTTACCACGGCCTCATCGGTTTCCTCGTCGGCTTACTCTTCGAGGGCGTCTCGATAATCGTCCTCGTCTTCTTCTCGCTTGTCTGCACCGGCCTCTACGTGTTCCTCATCGCCTCCCTCTACTGTACCCAGGGCGACTTCCGCGCTTCTCGGAGACTCCAGCGACACCTCCCTCGTGTCCCCCTCACGCGGCTCATCCCTACGTTCTTCTTCGCACTCGCACTTGCCTATATCATATTGCTCTTCTCCGTCGTCGCTTTGCTCCTGCTCCATTACGAGGTCGGCCTACCGCTGCAGCTGCTGGGCGCAGCCGCTTGCCTCGCCGGAGCGGCCTACGTCGCCCCGGTTTTCCACCTTGTCTGCGTCGTGCCCATGCTCGAGGACGCCGTCGTTTTTGCCGCTATGCGCAAGAGCCGCGCGCTCCTCACCGGCAAGTTTTGGCCCGCGGCGGCCGTCTTCGTCACGCTCGACGGCTGCTTCGTCGCCCTGCAGCTGGCCTTCGCGTGGCTGGTGCTGGACGACGCGCTGGGCCTCGGCCTCGGGTTCCAGCTGGCTGCGGGAGTGACGGTGTTCGTGGCTCTGTGGGCGGTGGTGCTGCTGACGCTGGCGGCGCAGCCGGTGATCTACATGGTGTGCAAGAACCACCACCACGAGGTGGTCGACAAGGTCCACCTCGACTACATCGGAGAGTATGAGCGACTCGCGGTCGACGGCGACAACGGCGTGGAGCTGCAGCCGGTGGCGACGGAGCAGATCACTGAAACTACTGACTAGCTAGCCGCGTCCTGCATGTCGACGACTCCACCAGACCACCACGATAGTGCTAACTAGTACTCCAAGAAGCTTTCTTTCTGCTAGTACTACTACCTCATTTTCGGTCTGTAGGGTTTAATTCAAAATTTTCATCAATCAAAGTAGATGATGAGTGGTAGAATAacttttgtagtttgcaaaaatACTCATTAATATGTTTTTTTTAAAGGACGTGTCTACCGAGCGGCTGGGGGCTCGATAGGAATCCGTGGCGGCCTCTCCATTTTTAATATGTTTTTGTCTTAATCAAACAAATTAGGAATTATTTTGTCCTCCTAGTCAGAAAAAGACAAAGACTACACGATATGTTTAACCAGAATTGCAAAAGCACACACACGAACATATGTGAACGCATTTAATTCAGATTTAAAAAATTTAGAAAAGCCATAACTTTTGAACGAAAAGTCGAAATTAAGACCCGCTTTCACTGCTGAAATCCTCGCGATGTgctcttcgaaactagatcccacATGGATATGTTTCGATAAACTTTTTTTTGTGCAATTTTGTCCCCGTTTTGTGCAACTGGCTAGTTGTTGATGTGCAACTACCTAATAGTCGATGTGCAACTTTTTCTTTATCCATGGATGTGCAGTTTTCAATGATGACACCTCACCTCAAACTACCCACTATCAAGTGAGATGTGCAACTATGTCTGCTGCCCCCAGCCAACCGCTTAGTAGTCGATGTGCAACTTTTCTCCTCTAGTTGGAAGTGCAATTTTCACTGTTTGCTACCTCGGCCAACTGCCAAGCAGTGGATGTGCAACTTCGAAAACTGTCCTCCCAGCCAACTACCTAACGGTTGATGTGCATGTGTAACTTTCCTCATACCCGTGGATGTGTAGTTTTCATTGCTAGCACCC
Coding sequences within it:
- the LOC125547682 gene encoding uncharacterized protein LOC125547682, with the protein product MEWEPEQQDLGGLGLAGICREIYRVVFRSILPYAAAGVEAALLSVLLLAHVAGYHGLIGFLVGLLFEGVSIIVLVFFSLVCTGLYVFLIASLYCTQGDFRASRRLQRHLPRVPLTRLIPTFFFALALAYIILLFSVVALLLLHYEVGLPLQLLGAAACLAGAAYVAPVFHLVCVVPMLEDAVVFAAMRKSRALLTGKFWPAAAVFVTLDGCFVALQLAFAWLVLDDALGLGLGFQLAAGVTVFVALWAVVLLTLAAQPVIYMVCKNHHHEVVDKVHLDYIGEYERLAVDGDNGVELQPVATEQITETTD